The genomic region GCACTGCGTCTGGACGGTGGCAAGGGCCGCAGCGGCGCCGGTGGTATCGATTTTTTCAAGCAGGAAAATGACGGTCGCGCGAACCATGACATAGCCAAGGGCGGTGCCGCGGTGAAGTTCCGCTTCTCCAACACCGTGTTGACCTACGGCGACCAGATGCCGGCCCTGCCGGTGCTGAGCTACGACAATGTGCGTCTGCTGCCGGAAAGCTACACCGGTACCCTGATCACTTCCAAAGAGATCAAAGGCCTGGAACTGAACGCCGGTCGTTTCACCGCCGAATCGCGCAAGAGCGACGAAGGTCGTGACAGCGGTGGTCTGAAGTCGATCAACGTGTTGGGCGGTAGCTACCAGTTCACCGAGAACTTCAAAGGTGCGTTGTACGCTTCCGACGTCGAAGACGTATTGAAGAAACAATACGTGAACGCCAACTACGTGTTGCCGTTCAACAAGGATCAGTCGCTGACCCTGGACTTCAACGGTTACCGCACCAAGCTGGACAACTCCTATGTCCGCGAAAACGGTGTTACCGGCGACGACAACAAGATCTGGAGCCTGGCCGCAACCTTCGCTACCGGCCCGCACTCGTTCACCGTGGCGCACCAGCGTTCCACCGGCGACAGCAACCTGGGTTACGCCTACGGCGGTTACCAGAAAGATCAAGGTCGTGTCGGTGATGGTGGTAACTCCATCTACCTGGCCAACTCCTACTGGTCGGACTTCAACGCTGAAGACGAGCGCAGCTGGCAGTTGGGCTACGGCCTCGACTTCAGCGCATTCGGCGTACCGGGCCTGAGCTACAACTTCGCTTACGTGCGTGGCGACAACATCACCACTTCCACCAGCGAAGGCGGCACCGAGCGCGAGATCTTCAACCAGTTCAAATACGTCGTGCAGTCTGGCCCGGCCAAAGACCTGAGCGTGAAACTGCGCAGCTCGATCCTGCGTGT from Pseudomonas tensinigenes harbors:
- a CDS encoding OprD family porin — protein: MLNKRISLIALGMLSATQAMANDQAESKGFVEDSSLKVLLRNAYINRDYKNGNDDKAEWGQAAIGTFSSGFTQGTVGVGVDAFGLYALRLDGGKGRSGAGGIDFFKQENDGRANHDIAKGGAAVKFRFSNTVLTYGDQMPALPVLSYDNVRLLPESYTGTLITSKEIKGLELNAGRFTAESRKSDEGRDSGGLKSINVLGGSYQFTENFKGALYASDVEDVLKKQYVNANYVLPFNKDQSLTLDFNGYRTKLDNSYVRENGVTGDDNKIWSLAATFATGPHSFTVAHQRSTGDSNLGYAYGGYQKDQGRVGDGGNSIYLANSYWSDFNAEDERSWQLGYGLDFSAFGVPGLSYNFAYVRGDNITTSTSEGGTEREIFNQFKYVVQSGPAKDLSVKLRSSILRVSQKSSEYNVSGNELRVFVDYPINIF